One window from the genome of Corynebacterium sp. SCR221107 encodes:
- a CDS encoding PucR family transcriptional regulator, producing MTTSQLLLRDILALPALVRAHAELLAGAERLDTPVRWVHVMDTARAAAHVDGGELLMTTGRIFGTDPAQQRALIDGLHAGGAAALLVEVGVHIDILPEEVLRQCRTKNLPLIVVYEEVRFNAITEAVHHAIMERHVKQLTSLQKITESFWGLIYNGAPPEQLVRHASRELGKPVVLEDLNHRVILYCKGHERPSELLRDWEAKSRIWAKEAKGIGLIADPITVRDPDDDTTWILIDVQAQGHHWGKLCARNDSIGNTDNTDNTDAAIDATDSHMLRHAAMALAIERLGNPNPHSWTDLRERIGLERLLDNRYITAEGQRVVLESSGFNTRGRSLVAAELRFTHSSRHQEPPTPLQPGTTFEPAAVRAILARLSPTLEFIVAPHPHHRDRILCVLSDVSTRIQPRLLAQSAFDLLADACCTTSNEAHRVNLEMAASIGLEGPVDAASALHVIGETPLADTSGGSVLTWVAREQIELVIGGLHHDVRAQAFAENIVAPLLIHDSRHGTDLVGTVKVLLDNPTSRSAAAEQLHLSRAALYSRIATIERLCDTDLTNGDQLFRLALALRTYFGT from the coding sequence GTGACCACCTCTCAGCTTCTGCTCCGCGACATTCTAGCGCTCCCCGCGCTGGTCAGGGCACATGCCGAACTGCTCGCCGGCGCCGAGCGCCTCGACACTCCTGTGCGCTGGGTTCACGTGATGGACACGGCCCGTGCCGCCGCGCATGTCGACGGCGGCGAGCTGCTTATGACCACAGGCCGTATTTTCGGCACCGACCCCGCACAGCAACGCGCGCTTATCGACGGCCTCCATGCAGGCGGTGCCGCAGCGCTGCTCGTGGAGGTAGGCGTGCACATTGACATCCTTCCCGAGGAGGTCCTACGCCAGTGTCGCACAAAAAACCTGCCACTGATCGTGGTGTACGAGGAAGTCCGCTTCAACGCCATTACCGAAGCCGTCCACCACGCCATCATGGAGCGCCACGTCAAGCAGTTAACTTCGCTACAGAAGATCACTGAGTCCTTTTGGGGGCTAATATATAACGGCGCCCCGCCGGAACAGCTCGTGCGCCACGCCTCCCGGGAACTAGGCAAACCTGTCGTGCTCGAGGATCTCAACCACCGCGTCATACTCTACTGCAAAGGTCACGAACGCCCCTCGGAGCTACTGCGCGACTGGGAGGCAAAATCGCGGATCTGGGCCAAGGAGGCCAAGGGCATCGGCCTTATCGCGGACCCCATCACCGTGCGCGATCCCGACGACGACACCACCTGGATTCTCATCGACGTTCAGGCCCAAGGACACCACTGGGGCAAGCTGTGCGCGCGAAATGACAGCATCGGCAACACCGACAACACCGACAACACCGACGCTGCCATCGACGCCACGGACAGTCACATGCTCCGACATGCGGCCATGGCGCTTGCTATCGAAAGGCTGGGCAATCCCAACCCGCATTCGTGGACGGATCTTCGCGAGCGCATCGGTCTTGAGCGCCTTCTTGACAATCGCTACATCACGGCCGAAGGCCAACGCGTGGTCCTCGAATCCAGCGGTTTTAACACCAGGGGCCGCAGCCTCGTTGCCGCCGAGCTGCGCTTTACTCACTCCAGCAGGCACCAGGAACCACCCACACCACTTCAACCAGGCACCACTTTCGAACCGGCCGCCGTGCGCGCCATCCTTGCACGCCTGTCCCCCACCCTGGAATTCATCGTTGCCCCACATCCACACCATCGCGACCGTATCCTGTGCGTGCTGTCCGACGTTTCCACGCGGATCCAGCCACGCTTGCTCGCCCAGTCCGCATTCGATTTGCTTGCCGACGCCTGCTGTACAACGAGCAACGAAGCACACCGCGTGAATCTCGAGATGGCCGCCTCCATTGGATTAGAAGGCCCCGTGGACGCAGCCTCGGCATTGCATGTGATCGGCGAGACCCCACTGGCCGATACCAGTGGCGGGAGCGTATTGACATGGGTTGCGCGCGAACAGATCGAGCTTGTCATTGGAGGCCTTCACCACGACGTGCGCGCCCAAGCATTTGCGGAAAACATTGTCGCCCCGCTTCTGATTCACGACTCTCGACACGGCACCGACCTAGTGGGAACGGTGAAAGTCCTCCTCGACAATCCCACCTCCCGATCGGCGGCAGCAGAGCAGCTTCACCTATCCCGCGCCGCCCTCTATTCGCGGATCGCGACGATCGAGCGACTCTGTGACACCGACCTCACAAATGGAGACCAGCTCTTTAGGCTTGCGCTGGCTCTTCGAACCTATTTCGGTACCTAA
- a CDS encoding NCS1 family nucleobase:cation symporter-1 codes for MTANLKITPGLISPDLRPIPVKARTWGQATYLAFWVGTAINAATWTLTSSMLSMGMNWAQAVMTIVLGNLVVLIPMLFNSHAGAKHGISFPVFTRSSFGIRGSNIPALLRALVGCGWAGIQTWFTTLALDLAIGTLVGNWWTQAPTLSLGFIGEQRITLWLCFLACSVAQVWVIARGFSSIKFLQHLTAPLISVALIILLAYLLIRSRGDLGPVMSEPSAVGWGKEFWLGVFPPGLMANIAFWAALSLNMPDFTRFAKNQKSQLWGQAIGLPASMLAFSFLSVLVTSSAAVVFNVAPGGLWSPDALVATLGNPIVVVIGSLIIVLANFSTNVSANMVGPALDMANAVPGLINFRRGVITVMILGSCILPWRLLESPEAYVFVWLGFYGGITGAIGGIMVADYWIVRKTNINVPALFQEGSQYWYRKGFNMKAVIAFAVGAFFAVGGAYSPVVDGAKTGPFPEHGFVALLQPVYDYNWLASFVIGMITYVLLNIPEISKRNTYETVPFPEASPVEWGEVEEEEKEQALVLN; via the coding sequence ATGACTGCGAATCTGAAGATTACGCCCGGGCTTATCAGCCCAGACCTGCGGCCGATTCCTGTGAAAGCCCGCACGTGGGGGCAGGCAACCTACTTGGCATTTTGGGTGGGAACCGCGATTAATGCGGCGACGTGGACACTTACATCGTCAATGCTGTCGATGGGAATGAACTGGGCGCAGGCTGTCATGACGATCGTGCTGGGCAATCTGGTGGTGCTGATTCCCATGCTGTTTAACAGCCATGCTGGAGCGAAGCACGGGATCTCATTTCCGGTGTTTACTCGTTCGAGCTTTGGCATTAGGGGTTCGAATATTCCGGCGCTGCTGCGCGCGCTGGTTGGCTGTGGGTGGGCTGGCATTCAGACCTGGTTTACGACACTGGCGCTCGATCTTGCCATTGGAACGCTGGTCGGAAACTGGTGGACCCAGGCGCCAACGCTATCGCTGGGATTCATCGGGGAGCAGCGCATTACCTTGTGGCTGTGTTTCCTGGCGTGCTCTGTTGCCCAGGTGTGGGTGATTGCGCGTGGGTTCAGCTCCATTAAGTTCCTTCAGCACCTGACGGCGCCTTTAATTTCCGTGGCGCTTATTATTTTGCTGGCCTACCTGCTCATTCGATCCCGCGGTGATCTAGGTCCGGTCATGAGCGAGCCTTCCGCGGTTGGTTGGGGCAAGGAATTCTGGCTGGGCGTGTTCCCGCCCGGCCTGATGGCTAATATTGCCTTCTGGGCGGCGCTGTCGCTGAACATGCCGGACTTTACTCGTTTTGCCAAGAACCAAAAGTCGCAGTTGTGGGGGCAGGCGATCGGCCTGCCGGCCTCGATGCTCGCCTTCTCATTCCTGTCGGTTCTCGTTACCTCCAGCGCCGCCGTCGTGTTTAACGTCGCCCCGGGTGGCCTCTGGAGCCCGGATGCTTTGGTGGCGACCCTTGGTAATCCGATCGTGGTTGTCATCGGTTCCTTGATTATCGTCCTCGCGAACTTCTCCACGAACGTTTCCGCCAACATGGTGGGGCCAGCGTTGGATATGGCTAACGCCGTGCCGGGGCTGATTAACTTCCGTCGTGGCGTTATCACCGTGATGATTCTGGGCAGTTGTATTCTGCCGTGGCGACTGCTGGAAAGTCCTGAGGCATACGTGTTTGTGTGGCTTGGTTTCTATGGTGGCATCACTGGCGCGATCGGTGGCATCATGGTTGCAGATTATTGGATTGTGCGCAAGACAAATATCAACGTCCCGGCGCTCTTCCAGGAGGGTTCGCAGTACTGGTATCGCAAGGGATTCAACATGAAGGCGGTCATAGCCTTTGCTGTTGGCGCCTTTTTCGCCGTGGGTGGCGCGTATTCGCCCGTGGTGGACGGAGCAAAGACGGGGCCGTTCCCCGAGCATGGCTTCGTGGCTTTATTGCAGCCGGTATATGACTACAACTGGTTAGCAAGTTTCGTCATCGGAATGATCACGTACGTGTTGCTGAACATTCCTGAGATTTCCAAGCGTAACACCTATGAGACGGTTCCGTTCCCGGAGGCCAGCCCGGTTGAATGGGGTGAGGTGGAAGAAGAGGAAAAGGAGCAGGCTCTTGTCCTTAACTAG